GCACCCTGGGCGGCGAGCTCCTCCTTGCGCGCCTCGGCCAGCGCCTCGATCTTGCGCGCCTCGGACTTCGCCGGTTCGATCACCTCGGCCTCGAGCTCGTTGACCCGCCGAGCGACCTCGGCCTCCATCAGCTCGATCGCTTTTTGGCGCTCGATGATCTCGACCTGGAGCTCCTGGGCCCGGACCTGCTGCTGCGTGATCGCCCGCTGCAGGTCGTAGGCGAGGTCGGCCTCGGCGCTGGCCGCCTGGCCCTCGCGCTTGTAGGAGGCCTTCTGGAGCTCGTAGTCGCGGCGCGACTCTTCGATCGAGGTGTCGGCCGAGAAGCGGGCGGCCTTCGCCTCGCGCTCCGCCTCCGCCTCGCCGCGCACGGCGTCGCGCTTCACCTCCGCGGTGCGCGGACGGCCGAGAGCTTCCAGGTAGCCCTGCTTGTCGGCGATCTGGCGGATCGTCAGCGAGACGATGTCGAGTCCCATCTTCTCGAGGTCCGGGTTTGCCAGCTCCTTGGTCTTAGCCACCGCTGCGGCGCGGTCCCGGTAGACGTCCTCGATCGACAGCGCGCCGACCGCCGCCCGCAGATGGCCCTCGACGGCCTGCTGAGCGGTTCGCGCGATGTCGTCGCGGCCACGAGACAGGAACTCCTCCGCGGCGAGCTGGATGCCCTCGTCGGAGGGATCCACCTTGACCATGCACACGCCGTCGACCTGGAGCGGGACGCCGTGCATCGAGTAGGTCTCTCCGGTGCGCACATCGAACTGCATGAGCTCCAGCGAGAGCCTCTGCACCTTCTCGCGAAACGGCCTGACGTAGGTACCCCCACCTCGTACGATGCGGTAGCCGACGGACCTGCCGTCCCGCCCCTTTCGCGCACGGCGGCCGGAGATGATCAGCACCTCATTGGGGCCGGCCTTCGTGTACTGGTTGGCCCACACTATGAAGGCGATCAGCAGCAGGCCTGCGATCACCGATCCGGCAACGATCAAGGCGACGGTCATGTCGTTTCGACCTCCAGGTCTTCGTGTGTTGATTCCTCGACTGAAAGCTCCATGCTCTGCCCGGCTTCAAGGTCGCGCGCCGCCCCGGTCCAGATCGCATCGGGGTCGAGCCGCTCGGGCGGTGTCTCCCTGATCAGCTCCGGGCGGAGGTCGCCCGGGTCGCGCAGGAAGCCGCCGGCGACGAGGTAGCGCCCGATCACGTTCGCCAGGGCGTCGTGGTCGCCGGCGAGGAAGACCGAGATCCGCTCGTCGCGAAGGGCACCGACCGACTCGCCGGCTGCGGTGTGGCGAACGGGGACCCCCAGGGGCGGCCCGCCCTCCAGATGTGCGGTCAGGGTGTGGCTGGTGGCGCTGGTCAGCTCCTCGGTGCGGGCCCAGATCTCCGGGCCGACCTCGGTGGCATAGAGCGTCCACGGGTCCACGATGCGCCCTCGGACAGTCATCTCGTGTCCGATGGAGCGCAGAAGCGCCGTCACGTCCGCCCCTGATGGCGGCGGCGTGTCCGCGGCCACGCCGGGGACGCGGCGCGTCTCGGTGCGAAGCTCCGCCGGCTGGGAGAGCAACCCCACCACCGGGCCCGCGGGCGAGGTGCCCTCAACGGTCGGGATCCACAGCTCCGCGTCGTCGAGGC
The genomic region above belongs to Solirubrobacterales bacterium and contains:
- a CDS encoding SPFH domain-containing protein, which translates into the protein MTVALIVAGSVIAGLLLIAFIVWANQYTKAGPNEVLIISGRRARKGRDGRSVGYRIVRGGGTYVRPFREKVQRLSLELMQFDVRTGETYSMHGVPLQVDGVCMVKVDPSDEGIQLAAEEFLSRGRDDIARTAQQAVEGHLRAAVGALSIEDVYRDRAAAVAKTKELANPDLEKMGLDIVSLTIRQIADKQGYLEALGRPRTAEVKRDAVRGEAEAEREAKAARFSADTSIEESRRDYELQKASYKREGQAASAEADLAYDLQRAITQQQVRAQELQVEIIERQKAIELMEAEVARRVNELEAEVIEPAKSEARKIEALAEARKEELAAQGAGEADAVRLRGMAEAEAMLAKADAWGKYSDAAIADRLLSILPELAAAVSEPLSKTEKIVMIGGNGDGDGIGAHRVTKDVMRIVAELPEVLESLTGKRLDELVKALPKAGGAGEDS